A stretch of Aedes aegypti strain LVP_AGWG chromosome 2, AaegL5.0 Primary Assembly, whole genome shotgun sequence DNA encodes these proteins:
- the LOC5568225 gene encoding probable DNA replication complex GINS protein PSF2, translating to MEPDELEFVGENTTIGVIPNFNHDPIYLISGAIGPFRGGQPLHIPLWFAIHLRQQQKCRIVPPLWMDINLLEDIKEEEKRSRNFTKMPSEHYMVEAKLVLNTAPEDVPQSDEIKTLIKDIWDIRCAKLRTTTDMFIKGEGEMVKLDNITIVELNTIRPFLPHAMDMLLRILNAKKGLTQNSSVHNQSATMNSMSGSHSRYT from the exons ATGGAACCAGATGAACTTGAATTTGTCGGAGAAAACACAACCATTGGAGTGATACCCAACTTTAATCACGATCCGATTTACCTCATATCCGGTGCCATTGGCCCATTCCGGGGAGGCCAACCCTTGCACATTCCGCTGTGGTTTGCGATACATCTGAGGCAACAGCAAAAGTGCCGGATAGTTCCTCCGCTTTGGATGGACATCAATTTGCTGGAAGACATCAAGGAGGAGGAAAAACGCTCAAG aaatttcacaaaaatgccCAGTGAACACTACATGGTAGAGGCAAAACTGGTTCTCAACACAGCACCGGAAGACGTTCCCCAGTCGGATGAAATCAAAACCCTAATCAAGGATATTTGGGACATTCGGTGCGCCAAGCTACGGACGACGACGGACATGTTCATCAAGGGCGAGGGCGAAATGGTGAAGCTGGACAACATTACGATAGTCGAGTTGAATACCATTCGGCCTTTCTTGCCACACGCGATGGATATGTTGCTGCGGATTCTAAACGCCAAGAAGGGTCTCACCCAGAATTCGTCCGTACACAATCAGTCGGCCACGATGAACAGCATGAGCGGGTCACACTCACGGTATACCTAA